Proteins from a genomic interval of Paenibacillus sp. FSL R5-0623:
- a CDS encoding undecaprenyl-diphosphate phosphatase, giving the protein MEEIILWIKYLFLGIVQGATEPIPVSSSGHLIIAQKLMGIKQNGLSFEILTNTASLIAIIFIYREDIKKLIIGALGYLRTRKEEYRADFMFCLYIIIGTIPAAVVAVLFKDRIEEIFSSVYTVSIALLITGVALWLIRNLRGRKQDGDLSTKDALLVGLAQAVALIPGISRSGATVIASIAVGMKQETALKFSFMLYIPISIGGLIMGVSDIANDPNRSQLAIPYLIAFITTLFVTYFSMRWFMGIMAKGNLKYFSYYCFAAGTLLLIFL; this is encoded by the coding sequence ATGGAAGAGATTATATTGTGGATAAAGTATTTGTTTTTAGGTATTGTCCAGGGTGCGACGGAGCCAATCCCCGTCTCCTCAAGCGGTCATCTGATCATCGCTCAGAAACTCATGGGCATCAAGCAGAATGGATTGTCATTTGAGATTTTAACGAACACGGCATCACTCATCGCTATTATTTTTATATACCGGGAAGATATCAAAAAGTTGATCATTGGTGCACTAGGTTACCTACGTACTCGTAAAGAAGAATATCGAGCAGACTTCATGTTTTGCTTATACATAATTATTGGTACGATCCCTGCTGCTGTCGTTGCAGTCCTGTTCAAGGACCGGATTGAAGAAATTTTCTCGTCCGTATATACCGTTTCCATCGCGCTATTGATCACCGGGGTTGCCTTATGGCTGATTCGTAATCTCCGTGGTCGCAAGCAAGACGGTGATCTGTCTACGAAAGATGCATTGTTGGTAGGTCTGGCTCAGGCAGTCGCTCTTATTCCGGGCATTAGCCGCTCAGGTGCAACTGTAATTGCGTCCATCGCTGTCGGCATGAAACAGGAAACAGCTTTGAAGTTCTCCTTCATGTTGTACATTCCCATAAGTATTGGTGGACTCATTATGGGGGTATCCGACATCGCCAATGATCCGAATCGGTCACAACTGGCTATCCCTTATCTGATCGCATTCATCACGACGCTCTTCGTCACGTATTTCTCCATGAGATGGTTTATGGGCATTATGGCCAAAGGCAACCTGAAATACTTTTCGTATTACTGTTTTGCCGCAGGTACTTTGTTGCTGATTTTCTTATAA
- a CDS encoding ABC transporter substrate-binding protein, with protein sequence MLKQRTPIWFMMALILLLVLSACGQSAKTNSTTADSTNAAADTETKTDSNAASSAETSATTEEELVTYQSDAGEVQVPKNPKRIIDLTSFSTGYFVALDAPVVGALSGAMNNKYIKDQLAAAGTSDLGEEPTPEKLISLKPDLFIVYTGTEGIDKLEQIAPVVQITFGKRDFKDLMLEMGKLTNREDAAKAWNANWEAKINELKPKVQEAVGDRTVSILNPYAKGLFVFGHNYGRGGEIIYGEFGLKAPAKAQAEAIDSGTGWASISMELLPEYAGDIIFTSPWSGDTTDPKIVYDNTLWKNLPAVKANHVFQLDPTSDSYNDPLTLEGQLQFISDSLLTAK encoded by the coding sequence TTGCTGAAACAGAGAACACCAATATGGTTCATGATGGCACTCATCTTGCTACTAGTACTGAGTGCATGTGGACAGTCTGCCAAGACCAATAGTACAACCGCGGACAGCACCAATGCAGCTGCAGATACAGAAACCAAGACGGACTCGAATGCAGCGTCTTCCGCTGAAACCAGTGCCACTACTGAAGAAGAGCTCGTTACATATCAATCGGATGCAGGCGAAGTACAGGTACCGAAGAATCCTAAGCGCATTATTGATTTGACCTCATTTTCGACAGGCTACTTTGTAGCCCTGGATGCACCGGTAGTCGGCGCTTTATCAGGAGCGATGAACAACAAATATATCAAGGATCAACTTGCAGCAGCGGGTACCAGTGATCTGGGTGAAGAGCCTACACCAGAAAAACTAATCAGTTTAAAACCCGACTTATTTATTGTGTACACTGGAACAGAAGGCATCGACAAGCTGGAGCAGATTGCACCTGTCGTACAGATTACATTTGGAAAGCGTGATTTCAAGGATCTAATGCTTGAAATGGGTAAGCTCACCAATAGAGAAGACGCAGCTAAAGCTTGGAATGCTAACTGGGAAGCGAAGATCAACGAACTGAAGCCCAAGGTTCAGGAAGCTGTAGGCGATCGCACCGTTTCCATACTGAATCCGTACGCCAAAGGATTATTTGTATTTGGTCATAACTATGGTCGAGGCGGTGAAATTATTTACGGGGAGTTTGGTCTCAAGGCACCAGCCAAGGCCCAAGCTGAAGCGATTGACAGTGGGACTGGATGGGCTTCAATCTCCATGGAACTATTACCGGAGTATGCAGGTGATATCATCTTTACCAGCCCGTGGTCGGGAGATACAACTGATCCCAAGATCGTATATGACAATACATTGTGGAAGAACTTGCCTGCGGTGAAGGCAAATCATGTGTTCCAGCTTGACCCAACTTCAGACTCGTACAACGATCCGTTAACGTTGGAAGGTCAGCTGCAATTTATTTCCGATAGCCTGCTTACCGCGAAGTAA
- a CDS encoding MarR family transcriptional regulator: MQQKSERLDVWLAFSNIHTHLNEKLEQALLQQYDLSLKEFYVLNFIYNAEGKELRLQQLQELVGLSQSATSRLVVRMEAKDCGALERHACEDDRRGIYTRITELGENKYKKALQTFNQVLQTELEQDGFETRLENLTKELF; the protein is encoded by the coding sequence TTGCAGCAAAAGAGTGAACGTTTGGATGTTTGGTTGGCTTTCTCTAACATTCATACCCATCTGAACGAGAAGCTGGAACAAGCTCTGCTTCAACAATATGACTTATCCTTGAAGGAATTTTATGTGTTAAATTTCATATATAATGCGGAGGGTAAGGAATTACGCCTACAACAACTTCAAGAACTGGTGGGGTTGAGCCAAAGTGCTACTTCTAGGCTCGTCGTTAGGATGGAAGCCAAAGACTGTGGGGCGCTGGAAAGACATGCATGTGAAGATGACCGGCGTGGCATTTACACTCGTATTACGGAGCTTGGAGAGAATAAATACAAGAAAGCACTTCAAACGTTTAATCAGGTCTTGCAAACTGAATTGGAACAGGATGGATTTGAGACTCGATTAGAGAACCTCACTAAAGAATTGTTCTAA
- a CDS encoding NADH:flavin oxidoreductase/NADH oxidase — translation MTDLFSPYSFKSLELKNRVVMAPMCQYSVEQKDGIATDWHYMHYVSRAVGGTGLIIIEMTDVEPDGRISDYDLGLWSDEQIPALKRIVDACHSYGAKVAIQIAHAGRKAEDAEVPVAPSAIAFDENSKQPRALTTDEVKGMVEKFRSAVARAVKAGFDAIELHGAHGYLIHQFHSSQTNKREDEYGQDLTLFGREIIQAAKAEMPKAMPLMMRISAKEYVEGGYGINESSEFAKAYKEAGVDVFDISSGGEGPIGASGRPGTHAAYQVPLAKAIKEALEVPVIAVGRLDDPKLANAVIGNEEADLVAVGRGLLRNPYWALEAASALRKTTDVPKQYTTGF, via the coding sequence ATGACAGATTTGTTTAGTCCATATTCTTTTAAAAGCCTGGAGCTTAAAAACCGTGTCGTAATGGCACCAATGTGCCAATATTCAGTTGAGCAAAAAGATGGTATTGCAACAGATTGGCATTATATGCACTACGTTAGTCGTGCCGTGGGAGGCACAGGTCTCATTATCATTGAAATGACAGATGTGGAGCCGGATGGCCGGATCTCAGATTATGATCTTGGGTTATGGTCAGATGAACAGATCCCGGCTTTGAAACGAATCGTAGATGCATGTCACAGTTATGGTGCCAAGGTCGCTATCCAAATCGCTCATGCGGGCCGCAAAGCAGAAGATGCCGAGGTTCCAGTAGCTCCATCGGCGATCGCCTTTGATGAGAATTCCAAGCAACCTCGAGCGCTTACAACGGACGAAGTAAAAGGAATGGTTGAAAAATTCCGGAGTGCAGTAGCGCGTGCTGTGAAAGCTGGTTTTGATGCGATTGAGCTTCATGGCGCACATGGATATCTGATTCATCAGTTCCATTCTTCACAAACAAACAAGCGAGAAGACGAATATGGTCAAGATTTAACGTTATTCGGACGGGAGATCATTCAGGCTGCAAAGGCAGAGATGCCAAAAGCCATGCCCCTGATGATGCGTATTTCAGCTAAGGAATACGTCGAGGGTGGCTATGGCATTAACGAAAGTTCCGAGTTTGCCAAAGCTTATAAAGAGGCAGGCGTTGACGTATTTGATATCTCATCTGGTGGCGAGGGACCTATTGGTGCATCGGGCAGACCAGGAACTCACGCAGCTTATCAAGTACCTCTCGCTAAAGCAATCAAAGAAGCTCTTGAAGTGCCCGTGATTGCTGTTGGAAGACTGGACGATCCGAAATTGGCGAATGCAGTTATCGGAAATGAAGAAGCCGATCTCGTTGCAGTCGGAAGAGGGCTGTTAAGAAATCCTTACTGGGCTTTGGAAGCTGCGTCTGCTTTGCGCAAGACAACGGACGTTCCAAAACAATATACGACTGGTTTTTAA
- a CDS encoding AraC family transcriptional regulator, with the protein MSDQIHEQQNELTTFIDRYSDKDGVHLTAIPSLFLIRESVVTEPIFRVNEPSFCIILQGEKEVLLGQDRFRYGPGSYIVATVDLPVSGQVIQASSEAPYLALKLEFTSSEILEVLNHSDFPARPRKTTRRAMFVSQAEPSLLDAVVRLARLLENHSEDIPLLAPLFKKEILYKVLKGPHGIALEQAAMEGSHTYRIRDVIEYIMKHSDQNFRVEELADLANMSTASLHRHFKEVTAMSPIQFQKQLRLQEARRLLLSKSTDAADVAFQVGYESPSQFSREYSRMFGFPPREDIKRLRGRADETTTIS; encoded by the coding sequence ATGTCTGATCAAATACACGAACAACAGAACGAATTAACCACATTCATTGACCGTTATTCTGACAAGGATGGGGTGCACCTGACGGCGATCCCTTCATTATTTCTAATCCGTGAATCGGTCGTTACTGAACCTATATTTAGAGTGAATGAACCATCCTTCTGCATTATCTTGCAGGGTGAGAAGGAGGTACTGCTGGGACAGGATCGTTTCCGGTATGGTCCAGGAAGTTATATCGTGGCAACCGTTGACTTGCCGGTTAGTGGACAAGTGATTCAAGCCTCGTCTGAGGCCCCCTATCTGGCCCTGAAACTTGAATTCACATCCAGTGAGATTCTGGAGGTATTGAACCATTCCGATTTCCCAGCAAGACCGCGGAAAACAACGAGACGTGCGATGTTTGTCAGCCAAGCTGAGCCGTCTCTGCTGGATGCGGTTGTCAGGTTAGCCCGTTTGTTGGAGAATCATTCGGAAGATATCCCACTACTCGCTCCTTTGTTCAAAAAGGAAATTCTCTATAAAGTTCTGAAAGGTCCACATGGGATTGCTCTGGAACAAGCTGCCATGGAGGGCAGCCATACCTATCGCATCAGAGACGTTATTGAATATATTATGAAACATTCTGATCAGAATTTTCGGGTTGAGGAATTGGCGGATTTGGCAAATATGAGTACTGCCTCACTGCACAGACATTTTAAAGAAGTGACTGCCATGAGCCCGATTCAGTTTCAAAAACAACTTAGGCTGCAAGAAGCTCGCCGCTTGTTATTATCCAAGTCCACCGATGCAGCAGATGTAGCATTTCAGGTAGGTTATGAGAGCCCTTCCCAATTCAGTCGTGAATATTCCCGCATGTTCGGTTTTCCGCCCAGAGAAGATATTAAACGCTTGAGAGGCAGAGCCGATGAAACGACTACCATCTCTTGA
- a CDS encoding TetR/AcrR family transcriptional regulator — translation MARSKEFEVNEVLDKAMKIFWEQGYEKTSMSDLVEHMGIHRRSIYDTFDDKHSLFLQAMDRYRGKVSTTLLAEIKASKTAVEALDKIFDVMISEAEETPSGCLIVNSAVELGARDQEVDNRSLESFNEAERMFEQIIQWGQREGEFSSDHDAKEMAEYLHNISVGIRAMARTSMDKEKLNRIIHVSMKLLKKR, via the coding sequence ATGGCTAGAAGTAAAGAGTTTGAAGTGAACGAAGTATTGGATAAAGCAATGAAGATCTTCTGGGAACAAGGTTACGAGAAGACGTCGATGAGTGACCTGGTTGAGCATATGGGAATTCATCGCAGAAGTATATATGATACATTTGATGACAAACATTCGCTGTTTTTGCAGGCAATGGATCGTTACAGAGGTAAGGTCAGCACCACATTACTTGCAGAAATCAAGGCATCCAAGACGGCAGTGGAAGCACTGGATAAAATTTTCGATGTTATGATCAGTGAAGCAGAGGAGACACCATCGGGTTGTTTGATCGTGAACTCGGCCGTGGAGCTAGGCGCACGTGATCAGGAAGTGGACAACCGATCTCTTGAATCGTTTAACGAAGCTGAGCGAATGTTCGAGCAAATTATTCAATGGGGGCAGCGGGAGGGAGAATTCTCTTCTGATCATGATGCGAAGGAAATGGCAGAGTACCTGCACAATATTTCTGTCGGCATCAGAGCCATGGCAAGAACCTCGATGGATAAAGAAAAATTAAATCGTATTATCCATGTATCGATGAAACTTTTGAAGAAAAGATGA
- a CDS encoding MerR family transcriptional regulator, giving the protein MTYSIGEVARKLDLTVYTLRYYDKEGLMPFVERTTSGTRLFKDSDIDFLKIIQCLKLTGMPIKDIKDFIEWCSEGDSTLKQRYDMFTERKAIVEAQMEELRRTMEVIEHKCSYYETALEAGTEEIHKIKPMENAITN; this is encoded by the coding sequence ATGACCTATTCAATCGGTGAAGTTGCCAGAAAATTAGACCTTACGGTATATACATTGCGTTACTACGACAAAGAAGGACTCATGCCTTTTGTGGAACGTACCACGAGCGGAACACGTTTGTTCAAAGACTCCGACATTGACTTTCTAAAGATCATCCAATGTCTGAAGCTGACCGGCATGCCTATTAAAGACATTAAAGACTTTATTGAATGGTGCTCTGAAGGGGACTCCACGCTGAAGCAAAGATATGACATGTTTACAGAGCGAAAAGCTATTGTGGAAGCACAAATGGAGGAACTAAGAAGAACCATGGAAGTTATTGAGCACAAATGCTCATATTATGAAACTGCCTTGGAAGCAGGGACCGAAGAGATTCACAAAATTAAACCGATGGAAAATGCCATCACCAATTGA
- a CDS encoding NAD(P)-dependent alcohol dehydrogenase, which translates to MIIAKARAVDGPDQQFRSAEIKRRDLDTNDVLIEIKYAGICHSDIHTAHGEWGPVNYPLVPGHEIAGIVTDVGTGVSKYKVGDRVGVGCMVDSCGECDNCRKGEEQYCLKGNIPTYAGVDKYGEPTQGGYSTHIVVVEDFIVRIPDNIGLDAAAPLLCAGITTYSPLHHWGAGPGKKVAVVGMGGLGHMAVKIAHAMGAEVTVLSQSLSKKEDGLQFGADHYYATSEPETFEKLAGTFDLMINTVSANIDINAYFSLLTLDGTLVNVGAPAEPLAVNVFSLIGHRRSFAGSMIGGIRETQEMLDFCAEHDIAPNIEVISADQIDEAYKRVLASDVKYRFVIDISTM; encoded by the coding sequence TTGATTATAGCTAAAGCCAGAGCCGTTGACGGACCAGACCAACAATTCAGAAGTGCTGAAATTAAACGACGTGATCTGGATACCAATGATGTATTAATCGAGATTAAATATGCAGGTATCTGCCATTCTGACATCCATACTGCCCACGGTGAATGGGGCCCTGTGAATTATCCACTCGTTCCTGGACACGAAATTGCCGGAATTGTGACCGATGTAGGAACCGGAGTTTCCAAATACAAGGTCGGTGACCGAGTAGGGGTCGGATGTATGGTTGACTCTTGTGGTGAATGTGATAACTGCCGCAAAGGTGAAGAGCAATACTGTCTCAAAGGAAATATCCCCACTTATGCTGGGGTAGACAAATACGGTGAGCCTACGCAAGGCGGATATTCAACTCACATTGTTGTTGTAGAGGATTTCATTGTTCGCATCCCTGATAACATTGGACTTGATGCTGCTGCACCTTTGCTCTGTGCCGGTATTACGACATATTCACCACTGCATCACTGGGGAGCTGGCCCAGGTAAGAAGGTTGCCGTTGTAGGTATGGGTGGCCTAGGTCATATGGCTGTTAAAATTGCACATGCGATGGGTGCCGAAGTAACGGTTCTCTCCCAGTCCTTGAGTAAAAAAGAAGATGGACTGCAATTTGGTGCAGATCACTACTACGCAACAAGCGAACCGGAAACGTTCGAAAAACTTGCAGGGACTTTTGATCTGATGATTAACACAGTAAGTGCGAATATTGATATTAACGCTTATTTCTCACTGCTCACGCTGGATGGTACTCTCGTGAACGTGGGTGCTCCTGCAGAGCCATTAGCTGTTAATGTATTCTCTCTCATTGGTCATCGCCGTTCATTCGCAGGTTCCATGATTGGTGGCATTCGTGAGACGCAGGAAATGCTCGATTTCTGTGCAGAACATGATATTGCGCCTAATATTGAGGTCATCTCCGCAGACCAGATTGACGAAGCTTACAAACGTGTATTAGCTTCCGACGTGAAATATCGATTTGTTATTGATATCAGCACCATGTAA
- a CDS encoding iron chaperone, with amino-acid sequence METFAEFIARIDNPEHQARTEEVLNWVTEKFPNLKQKIAWNQPMFTDHETFIIGFSVSKQHLAVAPEKAGINRFSEEITQAGYDHTKELVRMKWKQEIDFSLLERMIEFNIKDKAECSTFWRK; translated from the coding sequence ATGGAGACCTTTGCAGAATTTATAGCACGCATCGATAACCCGGAACACCAGGCACGAACAGAAGAAGTTTTGAACTGGGTCACTGAAAAATTCCCGAATTTAAAACAAAAAATAGCCTGGAACCAACCGATGTTTACCGACCATGAGACCTTCATCATTGGCTTTAGTGTATCCAAGCAACATTTGGCTGTTGCTCCCGAGAAGGCAGGAATTAATCGTTTTTCGGAAGAGATCACTCAGGCGGGGTATGATCACACCAAAGAGTTGGTGCGAATGAAGTGGAAACAGGAGATAGATTTTTCGTTACTTGAAAGAATGATTGAGTTCAATATAAAGGACAAGGCAGAATGTTCAACATTCTGGCGCAAATAA
- a CDS encoding aldo/keto reductase produces the protein MEYTKLGNTGLDVSRFCLGCMGFGDASKWVHEWVLNEENSRPVIKKALDLGINFFDTANIYSLGTSEEYLGRALKDYANRDEVVIATKVHGQMHQGPNGSGLSRKAILSEIDKSLKRLETDYVDLYIIHRWDYNTPIEETMEALHDVVKSGKVRYIGASAMFAWQFQKALHVAEKHGWTKFVSMQNHLNLIYREEEREMLPLCKEEKIGVTPYSPLASGRLTRDWSVSTLRSETDKIQKSKYNATSDADRLVVKRVASIAEKYGVPRTHIALAWLLQKDTVAAPIIGATKISHLEDAVDALSVKLTSEDVSFLEEPYVPHPVVGAQ, from the coding sequence ATGGAATATACGAAACTTGGTAACACAGGCTTGGACGTATCTCGCTTTTGCCTAGGTTGTATGGGATTTGGGGACGCCAGTAAATGGGTTCATGAATGGGTACTGAATGAAGAAAATTCTCGCCCGGTGATCAAAAAAGCGTTGGATCTAGGCATTAATTTCTTCGATACAGCGAATATATACTCTTTGGGTACAAGTGAGGAATATCTTGGTCGGGCGTTAAAAGATTACGCAAATCGGGATGAAGTTGTCATTGCTACCAAAGTACACGGACAAATGCATCAAGGGCCCAACGGTTCTGGCCTTTCCAGAAAAGCCATCCTGAGTGAGATTGATAAAAGCCTGAAACGATTGGAAACGGATTATGTAGATCTGTATATCATCCATCGTTGGGACTACAATACGCCTATTGAAGAAACCATGGAAGCCTTACATGATGTGGTGAAGTCCGGTAAAGTGAGATATATTGGGGCTTCAGCCATGTTCGCTTGGCAGTTCCAAAAAGCATTACATGTAGCAGAGAAACATGGTTGGACCAAGTTTGTCTCCATGCAGAACCACTTGAACCTCATCTATCGTGAAGAGGAACGAGAAATGTTGCCTTTATGCAAGGAAGAGAAGATTGGTGTGACTCCCTACAGTCCTCTTGCTTCAGGCAGGTTAACCCGTGACTGGTCCGTATCAACACTTCGATCCGAGACAGACAAAATTCAGAAATCCAAGTACAATGCGACAAGTGATGCGGATCGGCTTGTTGTTAAACGAGTTGCATCCATTGCAGAAAAATACGGTGTCCCTCGTACACACATTGCACTTGCGTGGTTGCTACAAAAAGATACTGTAGCGGCACCAATTATCGGTGCCACCAAAATATCGCATCTGGAAGATGCGGTAGATGCTCTTTCTGTTAAGTTGACCTCAGAAGACGTCTCATTCCTTGAAGAGCCCTATGTACCTCACCCTGTTGTAGGTGCTCAATAA